One segment of Lepus europaeus isolate LE1 chromosome 16, mLepTim1.pri, whole genome shotgun sequence DNA contains the following:
- the NAT8L gene encoding N-acetylaspartate synthetase, with the protein MHCGPPDMVCETKIVAAEDHEALPGARKDALLAAAGAMWPPLPAAPGPAAAPPPAPGAQPRGRAGGAGPPEGRGVCIREFRAAEQEAARRIFYDGILERIPNTAFRGLRQHPRTQLLYALLAALCFAVTRSLVLTCLVPAGLLALRYYYSRKVILAYLECALHTDMADIEQYYMKPPGSCFWVAVLDGNVVGIVAARAHEEDNTVELLRMSVDSRFRGKGIAKALGRKVLEFAVVQNYSAVVLGTTAVKVAAHKLYESLGFRHMGASDHYVLPGMTLSLAERLFFQVRYHRYRLQLREE; encoded by the exons ATGCATTGTGGGCCTCCCGACATGGTCTGCGAGACGAAGATCGTGGCCGCCGAGGATCATGAGGCGCTGCCGGGGGCCAGGAAGGACGCGCTGCTCGCCGCCGCCGGCGCCATGTGGCCCCCGCTGCCCGCTGCCCCCGGGCCGGCCGCCGCGCCCCCGCCTGCACCGGGCGCCCAGCCCCGCggccgggcggggggcgcggggccgCCGGAGGGGCGCGGCGTGTGCATCCGCGAGTTCCGCGCGGCGGAGCAGGAGGCGGCGCGCCGCATCTTCTACGACGGCATCCTGGAGCGCATCCCCAACACGGCCTTCCGCGGCCTGCGGCAGCACCCGCGCACGCAGCTGCTCTACGCCCTGCTAGCGG CGCTCTGCTTCGCCGTGACCCGCTCGCTGGTGCTGACGTGCCTCGTGCCGGCCGGGCTGCTGGCCCTGCGCTATTACTACAGCCGCAAGGTGATCCTGGCCTACCTCGAGTGCGCGCTGCACACAGACATGGCTGACATAGAGCAGTACTACATGAAGCCGCCGG GCTCCTGCTTCTGGGTGGCTGTGCTGGATGGCAAcgtggtgggcattgtggccgCACGGGCTCACGAGGAGGACAACACGGTGGAGCTGCTGCGCATGTCCGTGGACTCGCGCTTCCGCGGCAAGGGCATTGCCAAGGCACTGGGCCGGAAGGTGCTGGAGTTCGCCGTGGTGCAGAACTACTCCGCGGTGGTGTTGGGCACGACGGCTGTCAAGGTGGCCGCCCACAAGCTCTACGAGTCCCTGGGCTTCAGACACATGGGCGCGAGTGACCACTACGTGCTGCCTGGCATGACCCTCTCGCTAGCCGAGCGCCTCTTCTTCCAGGTCCGCTACCACCGCTACCGTCTGCAGCTGCGTGAGGAGTGA